In the genome of Vicia villosa cultivar HV-30 ecotype Madison, WI linkage group LG7, Vvil1.0, whole genome shotgun sequence, one region contains:
- the LOC131619844 gene encoding uncharacterized protein LOC131619844 → MAAVRIDFVKEINPSKESWDIVVQVIRLWFVPDMNSKEKFFAMEMVLMDEKGDKIQASVRKALLSRFENKIREGTVYNFKSFSVAANTGGYRTTKHQFKLNLQNGTVVTEMLWEFWLRLDVKEFMRRIVLPEKCCCACTVLDVVGILASVGRERVYEKNRVTTKYKVIELESNGMKLECTLFGPCVAELNAYLQSGYPGNVVVLAQYFKVKMYNGKIQLQNAMNCTKLMFNPEIPEANSFKLNDNIGSPTQPFSYMKDSSDLSLEEEFLNLSQRKTIEELKDCQNEMVCVVLGTIKHVIGGNDWRYAAHACNRGVVADSKRLSCPKCNKHVWTIVTRYRVKLRVIDETDSATFVLFDHDCCLLTNKTCFDLIEEINPELEPPIVPKVIGDLVEQTFIFKIDVKNDVNSSFEQSFRVKKVCADKDIVTKFKSVVKNSASFEDDLADGVVQSEMASMVVQDLNSIS, encoded by the exons ATGGCTGCCGTAAGAATTGATTTTGTTAAGGAAATCAATCCCTCTAAGGAATCTTGGGACATTGTTGTTCAGGTGATTCGCTTATGGTTTGTACCAGATATGAACTCGAAAGAAAAGTTTTTTGCAATGGAGATGGTTCTAATGGATGAGAAG GGTGACAAGATTCAAGCTTCAGTTAGAAAAGCTCTGCTATCTCGATTTGAAAATAAGATACGTGAGGGAACAGTGtataatttcaaatcttttagtGTCGCCGCTAATACCGGAGGATATAGGACCACAAAACATCAATTCAAGCTGAATTTGCAGAATGGCACGGTGGTTACAGAG ATGTTGTGGGAATTCTGGCTTCGGTTGGACGTGAAAGAGTTTATGAGAAGAATCGT GCTACCCGAGAAATGTTGTTGTGCTTGCACAGTATTAGATGTTGTGGGAATTCTGGCTTCGGTTGGACGTGAAAGAGTTTATGAGAAGAATCGTGTAACTACTAAGTATAAGGTTATTGAGTTAGAGTCCAATGG TATGAAGCTTGAATGCACACTTTTTGGGCCATGTGTTGCCGAGCTTAATGCATACCTCCAATCAGGCTACCCGGGAAATGTTGTTGTGCTTGCACAGTATTTCAAAGTCAAAATGTATAATGGAAAAATTCAGTTGCAGAATGCAATGAATTGTACCAAGCTAATGTTCAACCCAGAAATTCCTGAGGCAAATAGTTTCAAACTCAA TGATAACATTGGATCACCCACTCAACCATTCAGTTATATGAAGGATTCTTCTGATTTGAGTTTAGAAGAAGAGTTCTTAAATTTGAGTCAGCGCAAGACAATTGAGGAACTAAAAGACTGTCAAAAT GAAATGGTTTGTGTTGTTTTAGGCACAATCAAACATGTTATTGGTGGGAATGATTGGCGGTATGCTGCACATGCCTGCAACAGGGGAGTTGTTGCGGATTCCAAAAGGTTATCCTGCCCTAAATGTAATAAGCATGTTTGGACCATTGTGACAAG GTACCGTGTCAAACTTAGAGTGATTGATGAAACCGACTCTGCTACTTTCGTGCTTTTTGATCATGATTGTTGTTTGCTGACAAATAAGACATGTTTTGATTTGATTGAGGAAATAAATCCT GAACTTGAGCCACCCATTGTGCCTAAAGTCATTGGTGATTTGGTTGAACaaacttttatttttaagatAGATGTAAAGAATGATGTGAATTCAAGCTTTGAGCAGTCATTTCGCGTCAAAAAAGTTTGTGCCGACAAAGATATTGTCACTAAGTTCAAATCTGTTGTTAAG AATTCTGCGAGTTTTGAAGATGATTTGGCCGATGGTGTTGTTCAGAGTGAGATGGCTTCTATGGTTGTTCAGGATTTGAATTCCATATCTTGA